The segment TGTTTCTCGGCTGCGGACTTATTTTCTTTGGCTGCTAGGTCCTCGACCTTTTTCGCCAAGTTTACATTTTCTTCAGCTGTGGCTTTTAATTCGTTTTGATTTTTTCTAAATGCTTCATTTGAGCTATCCAGTTCATCATTTAATGAATCTATGGAACTTGATAAATCCTCCGCCTCCGCATTTAAACGCTTTGCCTCTTCACTCGACCTATTCAGCCATTTAATTAACCCTACAGCAGCTCCAACTAATGCACCAATTCCTAGAGTTACCCATCCGACTGGTCCCATTAGGACTTTCAGAGCCTTTCCTACCACGCCTACCGCTACGGCTTTTGCATATAGCGCAACGTTGGCCAATGTGATTTGTCGTGTGAAAAGTAGCTCGACCGTAGTGGCAGTTACCAAAACAGCAGAACGCGCTTTGGTCGCTACGGTTGCCACTTTTGCAGAAGCTGCATTGACCAAATACCCTGTGGAACTTTCTGTAATGGCCAAGATATATAATTTTTTAACAGTTGTCCCTACTGCTACCGCTGTGGTATTTGCTTTGATTGCTGCTGTAGTCAGATGGATCACTTTGTGCATGGCATATGCAGATGCCAACCCAATTAGCGCAGGGGACAAGAATTTCACAACCGGTAATGTCGATTGGACAGCGGAAGTAAAACCTTTAACATAAGGGGTTGTTCCTTCTATTGTTTTTTGAATCACTTTAAACGATTGATTCACAATTACTTTTAAACCATCTATATTTTCGGCTATCTCCTTGCCCGTTGCATCCCTTGATAATTTATTAAAAGAATCAATCATACCTGCTACACCACGGGCAGCTGCATTACGCAAATTGCCAAGAGAGGTAGCTATACCTAAACTGTTATCTTTGGCTAATTTAGCCATGATTCCTGTACCTGTTCCTACCTCAATTAACTTAGCGTTAAATTGATCCATTGAAATGGTCCCACTTTGTAATGCTTGGTACATCTCGGTTTCTGTCATTCCAAACCCTTCGGCGATTTTAACAAGCCCCACGCTCATTGTTTCCTGGAGGGTTGTCCACATGTTCATATCCATTTTCCCAGTTTGCAAAGCCTTAATATATTGATCTGTCCCACGTTTTGCATCAACTGCACTGGATCCAGAACCAAGTAGTGCATTATTCAATGCAAGTGCTGATTCTGTTGCCAAATCCATATCATTGAAGGAGGTGTACATTCTTTGTGCTATCAAAGCAATTTCATCAAGTTTGGTAGGTAGCCCGTCAATTCCTTCGGATAGCCTGGACATAGCACGTTCTGAGTCCTTTGCAGATACACCTAATGCTTGTAGTACTTTAGGGAACTTGTTAAGTGTGTCGAAACGACTTATCGCATCATCCATAGATGACTTTAAGACACCGAACGCAGCGGATGCTATGGCGATAAGTCCGATGGCTACTGCAAACTTTTTAGTTCTGTCCGATGCTTTATCAGATTCATCAGCTATCCCTTTTGTTTCATTCTTAGCCTTGTTTAAATCGTTAGCAGCTTCACTGGCTTCACTGGAAACCTGGTCTAAACTATTTGATACACCTTTAACACTCTTGGAAGCTTCCACACTACTATCACTGATGTTGTCCATTGCCTTTTCGGCTGCTTTGACACCTTTACTAGAATCTAAGCTAGTTTTTTCGAGCTTATCTAGTTCTTTAGATGCCACAGATACTTGTTTACCATCTACTTCGATATCTATTTTAATTCTACCGTCTGCCATTTAATCCACCTCCTCTTCGTCTCCGTCATCCAAGGCATAAACTTTTTGTAATCTTTTCATCGCTTGCTGATACTCACTCGACTCCCCTTTGGAGGGTTTCCACATCCTGATCTGGATAACTCTTTGCATGATGGTTTCACTTGGCAAACCATTTAACAATGCTTGGAATTCGTGCCAATGCAACTTTCCCTGATACTCAAGTAAGTTCAAATTGTACGCTTGCTTAAACGAAGCAAAAATATATTCTGCATCTCTATCCAAATTGATAAGACTTTTTGTATCTTCCTCTTGAACAGGTAAAGGATTTCCCTTAAGGTCATATTCAATTGGTTGCGTACTTTCGATTTTGATAAACGATTCATAGATGAAATTCCATAGCTGAATAGCTTCATGCCCTTTAAATGACTCATTCAGCAACAGAACAAGGCATATTTCAGCCTTTTCTTGTTCTCGAAGGGTTTTATCCCCTAACACGTCAAACACGTCTAGGACGTTATCAAAAGCCAAATCAAGAGGATACTTTTTATCTTGGTATAAAAAAGAGGTGACTAAAGGGTCGTTTAACCTCATTTAATCACCTACTGTTTTTGAGCTTTTTTATTTAAGTATTCGTTTTTCTTCACTTCTACTTTTTCGCTTCGTTCTACTTCTAATTCCTCAATCTTTTTAGCAATAGCCACACCGATGGGATCCAGGGCGTTTTCTAATGCCAGAATGTCTGGATATTCCTTGTAGATCTTTTTAAAAGTACCATCACCAAAGATAACATCGTATTGAGCTGCTATAAACTCCTTATTCACATC is part of the Sutcliffiella sp. FSL R7-0096 genome and harbors:
- a CDS encoding Gp15 family bacteriophage protein, whose protein sequence is MRLNDPLVTSFLYQDKKYPLDLAFDNVLDVFDVLGDKTLREQEKAEICLVLLLNESFKGHEAIQLWNFIYESFIKIESTQPIEYDLKGNPLPVQEEDTKSLINLDRDAEYIFASFKQAYNLNLLEYQGKLHWHEFQALLNGLPSETIMQRVIQIRMWKPSKGESSEYQQAMKRLQKVYALDDGDEEEVD